The proteins below come from a single Corylus avellana chromosome ca3, CavTom2PMs-1.0 genomic window:
- the LOC132173830 gene encoding probable polygalacturonase: protein MLCFIFSVFLCFSTIAPILNSVALPEMITCSGMAPMKYRNDKISITDFGGVGDGRTLNTKAFLEAIYRIQHMRRRGGTLLYIPPGVYLTESFNLTSHMTLYLARGAVIKATQDTGNWPLIAPLPSYGRGRELPGGRYQSFIHADGVRDVIITGENGTIDGQGGVWWNMWRQRTLQFTRPSLIEFMNSRNIIISNVIFQNSPFWNIHPVYCSNVVIRYVTILAPSDSPNTDGIDPDSSSHVCIEDSYISTGDDLVAVKSGWDEYGIAYGRCSSDITIRRITGSSPFAGIAIGSETSGGVENVLAEHINLFNMGLGIHVKTNIGRGGFIRNITITNVFMENSRKGIKIAGDVGGHPDDRFNPNALPVVKDITIKNVWGVKVLQAGLIKGLKNSPFTGICLSNINLHGSTPTGPRSSPWKCSDVTGGSHLVNPGPCSELCSTDQNDSCSSHF from the exons ATGCTTTGCTTCATCTTCTCGGTTTTCCTCTGCTTCTCAACCATTGCACCGATTCTGAACTCTGTGGCGCTCCCGGAAATGATAACGTGCTCGGGGATGGCACCGATGAAGTACCGGAACGACAAGATCTCGATTACGGACTTCGGGGGTGTCGGTGACGGACGGACGTTGAATACGAAGGCGTTTCTGGAGGCGATTTATCGGATTCAGCACATGAGGAGGAGAGGTGGCACGCTGCTTTATATACCTCCTGGGGTTTACTTAACGGAGAGCTTCAATCTCACCAGCCACATGACCCTCTACTTGGCTAGAGGTGCTGTTATCAAAGCCACTCAG GATACTGGGAATTGGCCTTTAATTGCTCCTTTGCCATCTTATGGAAGGGGGAGGGAGCTCCCTGGAGGAAGGTATCAGAGTTTTATTCATGCAGATGGCGTTCGTGACGTGATAATCACTG GTGAGAATGGGACAATTGATGGCCAAGGAGGTGTCTGGTGGAACATGTGGAGGCAGAGAACTCTTCAATTTACTAGGCCGAGTCTCATTGAATTCATGAACTCCAGAAACATTATCATTTCCAATGTGATTTTCCAGAATTCTCCATTTTGGAACATTCACCCTGTCTATTGCAG CAATGTAGTTATCCGCTATGTTACAATATTGGCTCCATCTGACTCTCCCAACACTGATGGCATTGATCCAG ATTCAAGCTCTCATGTGTGCATAGAGGACTCATACATATCAACTGGAGATGATCTTGTGGCTGTGAAGAGCGGGTGGGACGAATACGGCATTGCTTATGGTCGTTGTAGCTCCGACATCACAATCCGACGGATAACAGGATCGTCCCCATTTGCTGGAATTGCAATTGGAAGTGAAACCTCCGGTGGGGTTGAGAATGTGTTGGCAGAACATATAAACCTTTTCAACATGGGACTTGGCATCCATGTGAAGACAAACATTGGTAGGGGAGGGTTCATAAGAAATATAACAATAACTAATGTGTTTATGGAAAATTCTCGAAAGGGGATAAAGATTGCAGGCGACGTTGGTGGCCACCCTGATGACAGATTCAACCCAAATGCTCTCCCGGTTGTCAAGGACATCACTATCAAGAATGTCTGGGGTGTGAAGGTTCTGCAAGCGGGTTTGATAAAAGGCCTGAAGAACTCTCCTTTTACAGGGATTTGCCTCTCTAACATCAATCTCCATGGCTCCACACCAACCGGCCCAAGAAGTTCTCCTTGGAAGTGCTCCGATGTAACCGGAGGTTCTCATCTGGTCAACCCAGGGCCATGTTCAGAGCTGTGCAGCACTGATCAGAACGATTCATGTTCCAGTCACTTCTAA